From the genome of Ralstonia pickettii, one region includes:
- a CDS encoding PrkA family serine protein kinase produces MDIFRHYATRFEARKEDEYSIQEYLDICKKDSTAYATAAERMLAAIGQPELVDTHHDPRLSRLFFNKVIKIYPAFREFYGMEDTIEQIVSFFKHAAQGLEERKQILYLLGPPGGGKSSLAEKLKSLMEQIPIYALKGSPIHESPLGLFSPEEDGKILEEDYGIPKRYLNSIASPWAVKRLHEFNGDITRFRVVKLHPSVLSQIAISKTEPGDENNQDISSLVGKVDIRKLEDYPQDDPDAYSYSGGLCLANRGLLEFVEMFKAPIKVLHPLLTATQEGNYKGTEGFGAIPFDGVILAHSNEAEWQSFKSDRNNEAFLDRIYIVKVPYCLRVSDEVKIYDKLLRNSSLAAAPCAPNTLKMMAQFAVLTRIKEPENSNIFSKMRVYDGESLKDVDPKAKSYQEYRDFAGIDEGMTGLSTRFAFKVLSKVFNFDGTEVAANPVHLLYVLEQQIEREQFPPETESKLMSYIKEYLTSPYVEFIGKEIQTSYLESYSEYGQNIFDRYVVFADLWIQDQEYRDPNTGEILDRSALNDELEKVEKPAGISNPKDFRNEIVNFVLRARAKNGGKNPVWTSYEKLRAVIEKRMFSTTEDLLPVISFNAKSSHDDKEKHENFVNRMVEKGYTQKQVRLLVEWYLRVRKSS; encoded by the coding sequence ATGGATATTTTCCGCCACTACGCAACGCGTTTTGAAGCACGCAAAGAGGACGAGTACAGCATCCAGGAGTATCTGGATATCTGCAAAAAAGACTCGACCGCCTACGCGACCGCCGCTGAGCGCATGCTCGCCGCAATCGGGCAGCCCGAACTGGTGGACACTCACCACGATCCGCGGCTGTCGCGGTTGTTCTTCAACAAAGTCATCAAGATCTACCCGGCCTTCCGGGAGTTCTACGGCATGGAAGATACGATCGAGCAGATCGTCTCCTTCTTCAAGCATGCCGCGCAGGGTCTTGAAGAGCGCAAACAGATCCTTTACCTGCTCGGGCCTCCGGGCGGGGGCAAATCCTCGCTTGCCGAGAAGTTAAAGTCGTTGATGGAGCAGATCCCCATCTACGCACTGAAGGGCTCGCCGATTCACGAGTCCCCGCTCGGGCTGTTTTCGCCTGAGGAGGACGGCAAGATTCTGGAGGAGGACTATGGCATCCCGAAGCGCTATCTAAACTCGATTGCCTCGCCGTGGGCGGTGAAACGGCTGCACGAGTTCAATGGCGATATCACGCGCTTCCGCGTGGTCAAGCTGCACCCGTCGGTGCTGTCGCAGATTGCGATCTCCAAGACCGAGCCGGGCGACGAAAACAATCAGGATATTTCGTCGCTGGTCGGCAAGGTCGACATCCGCAAGCTGGAAGACTATCCGCAGGACGATCCGGATGCGTATTCGTATTCGGGCGGGCTGTGCCTGGCCAACCGCGGGCTGCTCGAGTTCGTCGAGATGTTCAAGGCGCCGATCAAGGTCTTGCACCCGCTGCTGACGGCCACACAGGAAGGCAACTACAAGGGCACGGAGGGTTTTGGCGCGATCCCGTTCGATGGCGTCATCCTGGCGCACTCGAACGAGGCGGAGTGGCAAAGCTTCAAGTCCGACCGCAACAACGAGGCCTTCCTGGATCGGATCTACATCGTCAAGGTGCCGTACTGCCTGCGCGTGTCGGACGAGGTAAAGATCTACGACAAGCTGCTGCGCAACAGCTCGCTGGCCGCTGCGCCGTGCGCGCCGAACACGCTGAAGATGATGGCGCAGTTCGCGGTGCTCACCCGCATAAAAGAGCCCGAGAACTCCAACATCTTCTCGAAGATGCGCGTGTACGACGGCGAGAGCCTGAAGGACGTCGACCCGAAAGCGAAGTCGTACCAGGAGTACCGCGACTTTGCCGGCATCGACGAGGGCATGACGGGCTTGTCGACACGCTTTGCGTTCAAGGTGCTCTCCAAGGTGTTCAACTTCGACGGGACAGAGGTGGCGGCCAATCCGGTGCACCTGCTGTACGTGCTCGAGCAGCAGATCGAGCGCGAGCAGTTCCCGCCGGAGACGGAATCCAAGCTGATGTCCTACATCAAGGAATACCTCACGTCGCCGTACGTGGAGTTCATCGGCAAGGAGATCCAAACGTCGTATCTGGAGTCGTATTCGGAGTACGGGCAAAACATCTTCGATCGCTACGTAGTGTTCGCCGACCTCTGGATCCAGGATCAGGAATATCGCGACCCGAACACCGGCGAAATTCTCGATCGCAGCGCGTTGAATGACGAGTTGGAGAAGGTGGAAAAACCCGCGGGCATTTCCAACCCGAAGGACTTCCGCAACGAGATCGTCAATTTCGTGCTGCGTGCGCGGGCCAAGAACGGAGGCAAGAACCCGGTCTGGACCAGCTACGAGAAGTTGCGTGCGGTGATCGAGAAGCGGATGTTCTCGACCACGGAGGATCTGTTGCCGGTCATCTCGTTCAATGCCAAGTCGTCGCATGACGACAAGGAAAAGCACGAGAACTTCGTCAATCGCATGGTGGAGAAGGGCTACACCCAGAAGCAGGTGCGCTTGTTGGTGGAGTGGTACCTGCGTGTGAGGAAGTCGTCTTGA
- the dnaQ gene encoding DNA polymerase III subunit epsilon, giving the protein MRQIILDTETTGLNAATGDRVIEIGCVEMVNRRLTGRNLHFYINPEREIDAGAMAVHGITNEFVADKPKFAEIVNEIRDYVQGAEAIIHNAAFDLGFLDMEFQRLGLPPFREHLSGHIDTLREARQMFPGKRNSLDALCDRLGISNAHRTLHGALLDAELLAEVYLAMTRGQNTLVIDMLESGEGASAEAVAVDLSALQLPVLLATEAEAEAHAGVLKEIDKASGGKTVWTREPVESVQPAA; this is encoded by the coding sequence ATGCGACAGATCATTCTCGATACCGAAACCACCGGCCTGAATGCCGCCACCGGCGACCGCGTGATCGAAATCGGTTGCGTGGAGATGGTCAACCGCCGCCTGACCGGCCGGAACCTGCACTTCTACATCAACCCAGAGCGGGAGATCGACGCAGGCGCGATGGCCGTGCACGGCATCACCAACGAGTTTGTGGCCGACAAGCCGAAGTTTGCCGAGATCGTCAACGAGATCCGCGACTACGTGCAGGGCGCCGAGGCGATCATTCACAACGCCGCGTTCGACTTGGGCTTCCTGGACATGGAATTCCAGCGCCTGGGCCTGCCGCCCTTCCGCGAGCACCTGTCGGGCCACATTGACACGCTGCGCGAGGCGCGCCAGATGTTCCCTGGCAAGCGCAATTCCCTGGATGCGCTGTGCGACCGTCTGGGCATCAGCAACGCGCACCGTACGCTGCACGGCGCATTGCTCGATGCGGAACTCCTGGCCGAGGTCTACCTGGCCATGACGCGCGGCCAGAACACGCTGGTGATCGACATGCTGGAGTCGGGCGAAGGCGCATCGGCCGAAGCCGTTGCCGTCGACCTGAGCGCGCTGCAATTGCCCGTGCTGCTGGCAACCGAAGCCGAGGCCGAAGCGCATGCCGGCGTGCTCAAGGAGATCGACAAGGCCAGCGGCGGCAAGACCGTCTGGACGCGTGAACCCGTGGAATCTGTCCAGCCGGCTGCCTGA
- the purU gene encoding formyltetrahydrofolate deformylase, which yields MSHSGFILTLSCPDQPGIVHAVSGLLFEQGCNILDSDQFGDEFTGRFFMRVHFVPQGQPLDLATLRDCFAPIGERFSMQWGMFDAAAKPRVMILVSKIGHCLNDLLFRARAGQLPIEIAAIVSNHRDFYQLAASYDVPFMHLPLLQATDAQKAQQEARIWEIAQEQQIDLVVLARYMQILSDDLCRKLEGRAINIHHSFLPSFKGAKPYYQAHERGVKLIGATAHYVTADLDEGPIIEQEIERVDHSMDPEQLTAVGRDVECVALARAVKWHAEHRILLNGHKTVVFK from the coding sequence ATGAGTCACTCCGGTTTCATTCTTACCCTGTCGTGCCCAGACCAGCCCGGCATTGTCCACGCCGTGTCGGGCCTGCTGTTCGAACAGGGCTGCAACATTCTCGATTCGGACCAGTTCGGCGACGAATTCACGGGCCGGTTTTTCATGCGCGTGCATTTTGTGCCGCAGGGGCAACCGCTTGATCTCGCTACGCTGCGCGACTGCTTTGCGCCCATCGGCGAACGTTTCTCCATGCAGTGGGGCATGTTCGACGCCGCAGCCAAGCCGCGCGTGATGATTCTCGTCTCGAAGATCGGCCACTGCCTGAACGACCTGCTGTTCCGTGCCCGCGCCGGGCAACTGCCGATCGAGATTGCGGCCATCGTGTCGAACCACCGTGATTTTTACCAGCTGGCCGCGTCCTACGACGTGCCGTTCATGCACCTGCCTTTGCTGCAGGCGACAGACGCGCAGAAGGCCCAGCAGGAAGCGCGCATCTGGGAGATCGCGCAGGAGCAGCAGATCGACCTCGTCGTGCTCGCGCGCTATATGCAGATTCTTTCCGACGACCTGTGCCGCAAGCTCGAAGGCCGCGCCATCAATATTCACCACTCATTCCTGCCCAGTTTCAAGGGCGCCAAGCCGTATTACCAGGCGCATGAGCGCGGCGTGAAGCTGATCGGCGCGACGGCTCACTACGTCACGGCCGATCTCGACGAAGGCCCCATCATCGAACAGGAAATCGAGCGCGTGGACCACAGCATGGACCCGGAGCAGCTCACCGCCGTGGGCCGCGACGTGGAGTGCGTGGCGCTGGCCCGCGCCGTGAAGTGGCATGCGGAACACCGCATCTTGCTCAACGGCCACAAGACCGTCGTCTTCAAGTAA
- a CDS encoding NUDIX hydrolase, whose amino-acid sequence MTDPRIQRIRDGLAARQAFDADALIPWIVAGQRVGWLSRERASLLARWPHWFDVSTQRVDLRETVATEAQRTAALAEVIMRLAEEGHVRGWRDERFAVNTGWGTPTLALIERAAARFFGIRTYAAHMNVLIDGADGAGPALWLARRAETKPIDPGMWDNLVAGGIGHGFDARGALEKECWEEAGIGADLAASLTPRGTLDVLREVPEGIQCETLFAFDLTLPDSFVPANQDGEVAGHLRASPDTVLDIMADFAMTVDATLVTLDALARLRLPRAPQRFASDNNT is encoded by the coding sequence ATGACGGATCCGCGCATTCAGCGCATTCGGGACGGGCTGGCCGCCCGGCAGGCGTTCGATGCCGACGCGCTGATCCCGTGGATTGTTGCGGGGCAACGTGTCGGCTGGTTGAGTCGAGAGCGCGCATCGTTGCTTGCGCGCTGGCCGCACTGGTTCGATGTGTCGACGCAGCGGGTCGATCTGCGGGAAACCGTCGCCACCGAGGCGCAGCGCACCGCGGCACTGGCCGAAGTCATCATGCGCCTGGCCGAAGAAGGCCACGTGCGGGGCTGGCGCGACGAGCGTTTCGCCGTCAACACCGGCTGGGGCACGCCCACGCTGGCGCTGATCGAACGCGCCGCCGCGCGATTTTTCGGCATTCGCACCTATGCTGCACACATGAACGTCCTGATCGACGGCGCAGATGGTGCCGGGCCGGCGCTCTGGCTAGCCCGCCGCGCCGAGACAAAACCGATCGACCCCGGCATGTGGGACAACCTCGTCGCCGGCGGCATCGGCCACGGCTTCGATGCACGTGGTGCGCTGGAGAAGGAATGCTGGGAAGAGGCGGGCATCGGCGCCGATCTGGCAGCGTCGCTGACGCCCCGCGGCACGCTGGATGTGCTGCGCGAAGTGCCGGAAGGCATCCAGTGCGAAACGCTTTTCGCGTTCGACCTGACACTGCCAGACAGCTTCGTCCCCGCCAATCAGGACGGGGAGGTTGCAGGCCACCTGCGCGCCAGCCCCGACACAGTGCTTGATATCATGGCGGACTTCGCGATGACGGTCGACGCCACGCTCGTTACTCTCGACGCCCTGGCGCGCCTGAGATTGCCCCGGGCGCCGCAGCGGTTTGCGTCCGACAACAACACATAA